The DNA window GGACTAGTGCTTGTTAGCATATCCACTTTGAGTCCAAGGTCTTTTGTGGTCTGCTCAAAAGCTTCGTTGTAAGCGACATTTACGTCTTGCAAGAATGCTAATTTATGATTGCATTTTATATCAAAGTCTTTATAGTTTGATGTTGTTTTAAAAATGACTATAAATTTAAACTCATTGCCAATACTTGGAAACGAGTTAATCTCCAGCTTGCTTTCTAAATTTTTTAAATAAATTTGAGCGATTTTTAGATAAAACTCGCTCTCATCATTATTTAAGCTATTCTCATCATCTAAAAATATATCTGAAATTTGCTTTTCGCTCATGGCAGCTGAGCTATTTTTTATGCTAAAGCTTACAGAACAAAGCCCGCTTCTATCAAACTCTTTTTGAACTTTTTTGATAGTGATGATAATGTTTTGATGTCTTAAAGACATTGATAAAGACGCCAAAAAGATAGAGTTAAATGCGGTTTTTAATGAATTTAGATTTCCTTCTAGTTCATTTGTAAGGCTTGGATCAAGGTAACTTATAAAATTTATCTTTTTGCTTTGCGAATAGACGATATTTGCTTGCAAAATTTCTTCGAAGCTTTTTTGAGGATCAAATATCTCGGTTTTATTGCATTCGCTATATTTTTTAACATTTGAGATATTTTTAGCATTGTTATAAAGTGAAGTCATGATATTTGCATTTTTTTCTATCGTGTCTATAAATACTTGCTTTTTGCTATTATTTGTTTCTATTTTTAAAGCCGCAGTCGATGTAAAAATTTCCTTATTGATAGACTCTAGCTTCTTGCTCACGGATAAAATATATCTATCTTTTATCTGAAAAAAGCTGCTATCTTTTATATAGGTTTCTTTTAGATCTTCATAAGTTTTTATAAGTTTTGATATCGCATTATCCGCACTTGTCTCTTTTGATGATAGGATATAGTTTGATATGTATTTTGACTTATCGATAAGCACCTTTAAAAATTTCAACCTAGCAGAAATGCTAAGCAAAGATAAAATGAGCAAGCCACAAAGCAAAAACTCAAAGAAGGTCTTTATGCCAAATCTTATTTTCTCGCTCTTAGTAAGTTCTAACAGCTCATTTTTTATGTTTATGGCACTATCTAATAAAAGTATAAATTTATCATCTTCATACTGTTTGATTAAGATGATATCTTCGATGTTTAGCTTCTCAGAAAATGCGATCTTGGCTTTAACTTCTCTTATTTTTCTGGCTTGATAGTTGGCTTCAAACTGGTTAAAGTCTTTATAGATATTCTCTTTTAGCTCACTTTTTGGAAGCATATCAAGATTTGGCGTGTTGTCCTTTACGGAATATATATTTTCTCTCACATTGCTATTTATTGAAAATAAAGGGCCATTTATAAAGATATTTTTTACATAGTATTTTGTGTTGTTTGCTAAAGAGAGTTGATTGTAAATTTTACTTAAAGTTGCGGCATAAGCTTTTATTATAAGTGGAAAGTCTCGGTCTAAGTCTTGTTTAAAATCGCTATCTATTTCTCCATTTATATTTTGGAAAAATTCATAAAATAGTTCATCAAATTTATCATTTTGATTTATATTTGCTAGCAATTCTTTTAATTTATTTATATTTCGTATCTCGATGCGATCGTCTTTTCTTATAGAATTTATAAATTTTTGTGTATTTTTTAAGGTGTTATCTTGCAACCTTTTTATATCTTCTTGGTTTTTGCCTATTAGCGTATCGTGCTCTTGTATTACAGATCTTATAGTTTGAAATACTAAGGATTGTTTATATAGTTTTTCATTTAGATCTTTTAGTTCTGTAAATTTTTTATAGCTTTCATTTCCGCTATATGCGCAAAAGATCGCTGAAATTATTATTGGCGCTAACAATATATAAAATTTATTATTTTTCATGGATACTCTTTTTGCTATGTTTTTTTACAATATTTTCTATCTCAATTAGTCTTTTGGTAAAAAGAGACATCTCTTTCATTTTTCCATTTTGATTGTTATCTAAAAAAGCGTTAAGCTCATTTGCAAGGTTATTAAGCTTTAAATTTAATGCAGCTTCCCTTATCTCATCTACGTATTTTTTGAGCATTATCTCGTCTTTTGCGATTATGGCTGATTGGATTTGGATAAGAATTTCTCTTGCGTTATGCAAAAAGATATTTAAGTAGGACGCAAAATCTTTTTTATTTAAATTTAGTATTTTAAGCGATGTTTCAAACCAAGAATCATCGATAAGTGACTGTGTCTGTGTGTCAAAAAGATACCATGCGTTCAGTTTAAAAACAGGCAGTCTTAATGTAGGTTTTACTTTTACCGCTGCTATTAGATTTTGGTTGTTTATTATGTCTTGCTTCTCTAAAAGCACGATAAAAAATTTCTCACCATTTTTTAAAATGGCATTTTGCAATCTCACTTCTAGTAAGATCGCGCCACCATCTTTTCTTTTTAAATTTACTCTAGCGCTATTATCTTTCGTATTTTGTAAAAATTCCAAGAAGCTGTAGTTTGTACTTTCCTGGCTTGTTATGACTAGCTCGCTTATATCTTTGTATCGCAACAAAAAGTCATCTAAACTATCAAAACCTAATAGCTCAAGTGAATCTTGCGTTATCGCAGATATTTTTAAATTTTCATCATATATTATCACTTCAAATTTCCTTCTTTGAGCACTGCAAGCTTTTCTGCTACGCTTTTATTTGTTATTTTTGCCACTTCGTCTAAATTCGCTTCGCTGATTTTATCAAAACTTCCGTAAAAGCTGATTAATTTCGCGATACTGCCCTCAGAAACGCCAGCTTGCTTTAGAATTGATCTTTGCATATCGTTTTTCTGCCTTGTTTTTCTGTGAAAGCTAATGACAAATCTATGGCTTTCATCACGCATTTTTTGGAAAAACTGAAGCTTTTTATCGCTCGTACTTAGGCTAAAGCTACCATTTTTTGTGTAAATTTTATCCTTTGCTTCGCCTTTTGCGCGGTGAGCTTTGGCATCGATCTTCTCTTTTGAAATGGCTATCACATCGACATTTGCGCCACTACTTGCTAAAATTTCACAGGCTAAGTTTAAAAGCACTTCGCCTCCGTCAATAACCCAAAGATCAGGTGGGCTAAGCTTGTCAAATCTAAGGGCTCTAGCTGTTAGGCTCTCTTTCATCTGATCGTAGTCGTTTTTAGAGCTTAGGTGCATATGGCGGTAGTTTTGCTTTGCCCACTCGCCATGCTCATAGCGCACCATTGCTCCGACACTTGCCTCGCCAAAAAGGTGTGAGTTGTCGTAAGCTTCGACCACGTAAGGCGTGTGAGCTAGGTCAAAGTACTCTTTTATCTCGTTTAATAGCACGTTATCGTGCGTTTTTAGATATTTTTCGATGCTAACTTCAGCGTTTTTGGTAGCGATCTCACAAATTTTACGCTTATCGCCAATTTTAGGGCAAGTGATGCTAAATTTACGTCCAAATCTCTCGTTTAAAATTTCTTCAACAAGCTCGCTATCTTCAAAGCTCTCATTGACGTAAATTTTGGTGCTAATTATTGGCTGTCCAGCTATGAAGCTTTTTAAAATAGCCTGCTTATAAGCTTCGTTTATCTCATCTTTTTGAGCGTTTTTAGCCTGCGCGATGTCAGTTTTTACGCCAGTTATCTTGCCATTTTGCACGCTAAATCTCACCGCACAGATCATATCGTGCACGCAAGCGACCGAGTAGGCCTCAAAGTCCTCAAGTTTAGCTAGATCAACTTCAACCTTTGTTTGCATGTTTTTAAGTGTTTGTATTTTATCTCTAGTCGCGGCTGCTTGCTCGTAGTCTTCAGCCTTGGCGTAGTTTAGCATGAGCTCTTCAAGGCGAGTGATGAGTAAATTTGGATTTTGTAAGGCCGCGATAGCCTCATTTACGATCTTAGCGTAGTTTTCTTTTGAAATTTTGCCTTCACACGGAGCATAGCAGCGTTTTAGCTGATAAAAAAGGCAGGCTTTTTTGCCTTTGATGCAGGACTTTTTCTGAACGAGATTAAAATTTAGATAAAGCGCCTCAAGTAGCTCGCTAGCTCCACTAAAATATGGCCCAAAATAGCGGATATTCGAGCCTTTAACCACCTTTCTAGTGATCTCAAATCTTGGAAAATCATCATTTAAATTTATAAAAATGTAAGGGTAGGTCTTGTCGTCACGAAGCAAGATGTTGTACTTTGGTTTTAGCTGCTTGATGAAAGAATTTTCAAGTATGAGCGCGTCTGCTTCGCTTGGCGTGACGATGTATTCAAGATGCACAGCTTCGCTTATCATCTTTGAAATTCTTGGGCTTAGTTTTTCAGCCGGAGCTAGGCTTGGGGTAAATTTAAAGTAGCTT is part of the Campylobacter concisus genome and encodes:
- a CDS encoding response regulator, with the protein product MKNNKFYILLAPIIISAIFCAYSGNESYKKFTELKDLNEKLYKQSLVFQTIRSVIQEHDTLIGKNQEDIKRLQDNTLKNTQKFINSIRKDDRIEIRNINKLKELLANINQNDKFDELFYEFFQNINGEIDSDFKQDLDRDFPLIIKAYAATLSKIYNQLSLANNTKYYVKNIFINGPLFSINSNVRENIYSVKDNTPNLDMLPKSELKENIYKDFNQFEANYQARKIREVKAKIAFSEKLNIEDIILIKQYEDDKFILLLDSAINIKNELLELTKSEKIRFGIKTFFEFLLCGLLILSLLSISARLKFLKVLIDKSKYISNYILSSKETSADNAISKLIKTYEDLKETYIKDSSFFQIKDRYILSVSKKLESINKEIFTSTAALKIETNNSKKQVFIDTIEKNANIMTSLYNNAKNISNVKKYSECNKTEIFDPQKSFEEILQANIVYSQSKKINFISYLDPSLTNELEGNLNSLKTAFNSIFLASLSMSLRHQNIIITIKKVQKEFDRSGLCSVSFSIKNSSAAMSEKQISDIFLDDENSLNNDESEFYLKIAQIYLKNLESKLEINSFPSIGNEFKFIVIFKTTSNYKDFDIKCNHKLAFLQDVNVAYNEAFEQTTKDLGLKVDMLTSTSPSITKNYDAIFLRNTNKQGQDIKNPLILKDPLTPLSITRLLCLGEADIMNKNLNDKPKILIYDTNEIYIDITASGFSKFNCEVVGVCNKKDLKQAIKQGNFDLIFVGSKFFEAEKNSLQKNLDLIKAAIQNAKIPIILMLSNTSNIDGESVKEYFNAYIKTPINSDELAQIFRKFLPNFGEIAIDESYLAKSENIILFKKSPMENKIFSSALGEFYNTLETTNSFDELLTKIKTKTYGIVLIDENVKGFNYEELTRVVDKIRQSQKVDTRVLIFGAQERSEFPFVKVLAKNITKAELSATVREQIDSMGTSYAKSSYEFIKFNA
- the uvrC gene encoding excinuclease ABC subunit UvrC, which gives rise to MLIDEIRTLPNEPGVYQYFDAQNRLLYVGKAKILKNRVKSYFKFTPSLAPAEKLSPRISKMISEAVHLEYIVTPSEADALILENSFIKQLKPKYNILLRDDKTYPYIFINLNDDFPRFEITRKVVKGSNIRYFGPYFSGASELLEALYLNFNLVQKKSCIKGKKACLFYQLKRCYAPCEGKISKENYAKIVNEAIAALQNPNLLITRLEELMLNYAKAEDYEQAAATRDKIQTLKNMQTKVEVDLAKLEDFEAYSVACVHDMICAVRFSVQNGKITGVKTDIAQAKNAQKDEINEAYKQAILKSFIAGQPIISTKIYVNESFEDSELVEEILNERFGRKFSITCPKIGDKRKICEIATKNAEVSIEKYLKTHDNVLLNEIKEYFDLAHTPYVVEAYDNSHLFGEASVGAMVRYEHGEWAKQNYRHMHLSSKNDYDQMKESLTARALRFDKLSPPDLWVIDGGEVLLNLACEILASSGANVDVIAISKEKIDAKAHRAKGEAKDKIYTKNGSFSLSTSDKKLQFFQKMRDESHRFVISFHRKTRQKNDMQRSILKQAGVSEGSIAKLISFYGSFDKISEANLDEVAKITNKSVAEKLAVLKEGNLK